A genome region from Sphingobium sp. CR2-8 includes the following:
- a CDS encoding undecaprenyl-diphosphate phosphatase, which produces MDLHYLTVILLGIVEGLTEFLPVSSTGHLILASELLGYDSATWAMFNVVIQLGAILAVVVLYWRTFWAVGMGLLRREPVSWRFLRNLVIAFIPAAVIGLALHDYVEILLGAPQVVAWALIVGGIAILVVERAIKEQRFHGIANIPVVRVIGIGLIQCMAMIPGVSRSGATIMGALSLGVERRTAAEFSFFLAIPTMLGATTLELLKKGDQITSAAVGWDSIALGFIMSFIVALLVIKWFVGLVSKHGFAPFAWYRIVAGTATLIWLAAR; this is translated from the coding sequence ATGGACCTGCATTATCTGACCGTCATCCTGCTGGGCATTGTGGAGGGGCTGACTGAGTTCCTGCCCGTGTCTTCGACCGGGCATCTCATCCTGGCGAGCGAGTTGCTCGGCTATGATTCGGCGACCTGGGCGATGTTCAACGTCGTCATCCAGTTGGGCGCCATCCTGGCAGTGGTCGTGCTGTACTGGCGTACCTTCTGGGCGGTCGGCATGGGACTGTTGCGGCGCGAACCGGTGAGTTGGCGCTTCCTGCGCAACCTCGTCATCGCCTTCATCCCTGCAGCCGTCATCGGCCTCGCCCTCCACGACTATGTCGAGATACTGCTGGGCGCGCCGCAGGTCGTCGCCTGGGCGCTGATCGTGGGCGGCATCGCGATTCTGGTCGTGGAGCGGGCGATCAAGGAACAGCGGTTCCATGGCATTGCGAACATCCCAGTCGTGCGCGTGATCGGCATCGGCCTTATCCAATGCATGGCCATGATCCCGGGCGTCAGCCGCTCGGGCGCGACCATCATGGGCGCGCTGAGCCTAGGCGTGGAACGGCGTACGGCTGCGGAGTTCAGCTTCTTCCTAGCTATCCCGACCATGTTGGGCGCGACCACATTGGAACTGCTCAAGAAGGGCGATCAGATCACCAGCGCGGCGGTCGGCTGGGACAGCATCGCGCTCGGCTTCATCATGTCCTTCATCGTCGCGCTGCTGGTCATCAAATGGTTCGTCGGGCTGGTGTCGAAACATGGCTTCGCGCCATTCGCATGGTACCGAATTGTTGCAGGGACAGCAACGTTGATCTGGCTTGCGGCAAGATAG